CGTGGATGAACTAATTCGTGCCAGCATCAAGTTCGCTGACCTGTATAGTGATCCTACTTTTTTTACCAATGTCAACGCTGCTGCTAAAAATACTGCGGAGGCGGCGGCGGCAGTGTCGCAGTTATCTAAAGAAGTGGCAGTTCTTAGCAAATCAACTCAAACAAACTTAAATACGGTTTCTGCTTCGGCAGTTACTACGGCTGCTGCCCTCAGCGAGGCAGCTACCCAGGTGGGTCTAACGGCCAATCAAGTCAGCGGCTTAGTGGCTAGCAATCGCAACACCCTAGCTGAAACTTTAAACACCATTCAGCAGACTAGTGAACAACTTCAAACAACGGTGCAGGGCTTTAGCCCAGTCTTGAGCCGATTTGAGCAAAGCACTCTGCTGAATAATTTGGAAGCCCTCTCGTTGAATGCTATCCAAGCTTCTGCCAACTTGCGGGATGTCTCTCAGTCGCTCAACAATCCTACGAATGTCCTTGTGTTGCAGCAAACTCTAGATTCAGCACGAGCGACCTTTCAGAATGCTCAAAAAATCACCGCTGATCTGGATGAATTGACCGGAGATCCAGCCTTCCGTAACAATCTGCGCAACTTAATTAATGGGCTGAGTGGCTTAGTTTCTTCCACAGAACAATTGCAACGGCAAGCCCAACTCGCTCAGGTGTTAGCGCCCCTTTCCACCTCAGTGCCTGCTTCAGATCAGCAAAGCCAGGAAGCTGTGACGCCCGCTTCTAGTGAACTTGAGGCCGATCTGAGGCGACTGATTGAAACGCCAGCTACCCCTCAAGAAACAGCCAAAGCCTTAGAGCAGGTTGTCAGCCCCTTAGTGGCTCCCAAGGGGGAACAGAAGGCACCGTGACTCAGCCAGGAATTTGGGTGGCCTTCACTTCGGGGGTAATGGCCTTTATCGCAACGAATCTTGATGATCTTTTGTTGCTAACCTTGTTTTTCTCGCAGGTTAACTCAACCTTCCGGAAGCGTCATGTGGTCATAGGGCAGTACCTAGGCTTTATGGTGCTCATTGTGGCGAGCTTGCCAGGGTTTTTAGGTGGCTTGGTGATTTCTTCTGCCTGGGTGGGGCTGCTAGGACTGGTTCCGATCGCCTTGGGGATCAACCAATTATGGCATCGTGAATCCGCAACGAGTGATGGGCAGGCTATCCACCTGGTTAGTGATAGCTCGGCTAGTGGCTCTCCGGCTGCATCCCCTCAAGTAGCGGCTTCTACCGATTGGCGGAGTTTTTTTAATCCCAAAATTTACGCAGTTGCAGTCACCACGATTGCGAATGGGGGTGACAACATTGGCATCTATGTCCCCTTATTTGCCAGTAGCGATCGCCACGGTTTGGGGATCATACTTTTAGTCTTTTTGGGGCTAGTAGGACTTTGGTGTTTGATCGCACAACAGTTAACTCGTCACCCTTCAGTCATCCAATTAATTACCCGTTATGGTAATACATTTGTTCCAATTATTTTGATTTGCTTAGGTGTTTTTATCATGTTTGAAAGAGGGACTTTTAACTTGTTTTTCCCATCTTTAGGTAGCTGATCAGCAGGTGGCTAATCAGCAGTATGAATCAGCCGTTGCTTAGCAGCCAAACTCAGCTATTAACTCCAATCATCTCGTTGGGAGCCACGACCCTTATAAACCTGAGCCGCAGCATGAATGTCTCTGGTTTTGGCAAATAACTCTTCCTCGCTTAGTTGCCACTGGGCCAGAGCTTTGTCGAGGTCTGCCTGAATATCCCGTGCGCCGGGAAAGCCTTTGTAGCGAATGCGTAGCCGTGCTAGCTCAACCAAGTTATAGTCACTGGCTTCTGCTTCGATTAAGCCACTAATGACTTGGCGATCGCGACTCCATAGGGGGTGTTGCTGGTCTTTGCTTTCTGAGTTGGCGGCCATAAGATTAGGGTGGATTCGCAGGACTGTAGTCGTTATTTCAAAAAAATCTTCCTTTAGATTTATTTGAAATTCCAATTAGATAGTAGACTGAGCAATTGCATATTTATACTTCGTAATTTTATTGATTCTAGAAGCCAAACTGGAAAGTAAGGAAAACTTAGGGAAAACTAAAACCGTTAGGGTGAATTGAGTGGAAGTAATGGGGCTAAGATAACAGCAATTCTGCTGTGCGGCCCTCGCTGAAGACTCTACTAAAAACCTGTCCACAGCCTCAGAGAATATCTAGTTGTCAACACTGAGTGAAGGTGCGAACAGGTCTTAAGAGGTCCGTAGAGTTCGGATGGCTGATGAGTGTGGGTGTATGAATTTAATTTGGCGGCACAAAACTACTCAAACTTTGCCGCGTTGCTGCTTTAGGAGTGAGGTCTATGGCTGTTGGTCTAAAATCTAGAATTCCCCCTCGACGTTTGCCCCCCAGTCAACTGAGTCAAACGAGTCAAATTAATCAAACCGTAATTTATCCAAGTGGCGCGAAAGTCACTCCGATTACAAAACTACAGCCAACCATTGTTCCTCGTCGGGGCCAGTCTCCTAACGTTAAGCGCTTACCCAACAATCGCCAGTTACCTCTATGGTTGCGATCGCTCATTGGAGCCCAGCGTAGTTTGTCAATTTTGACTGGGACGCTCTCCATTGCTGTGCTCTCTGTTTATGGTCAGACGGTGTACTCGCAGCAGCTATGGAGCCAGGAGTACCGCAAACTAGAAAACTTGCAGCGCAATGAGCGCCAATTGACAGCAGCCAGCGAAGTACTGAAGAATCAAATTGCCCAACAAGCAGAAACTTCTAGAGCAGGACTGGTGCCTTCTAATCCAGCAAATACAATTTTTCTGCAACCTGCGCCTCAGCGTCCTGCCCCTGTTGCTACGCCGATTGCGCCACAGGACGCAAAACCTACCGCATTTTCGCCGCTGGGCTATTAGCAGCGATCTGTATCTCATTGCCTGAATCTTGTTGCCTAACTTTGCTGTCCTGCTAACGTGTTGGATTTATGGCCTCTTCTGTTCCTCCTTCCACCCCCGACTCTCCTCAAACTCGCCGTTTTGAAGCGGGGGATGAGTCTTGGCGAGATGTAGGAGGTCGTTGGCGTTCGTTGCCTCCTGTTCAGGCTCAGCCCTCCCAGCTTCGGTTGGTGTTGGTATGGATTGTGTTGATGACGAGTGGGTTAGGACTGGTCGCCAATTTGTTTCGTTTGCAAATTGTAGAGGCTGAGAAGCTAAAGGTTCGGGCGCAAGATCAACAAATGATCTATTTGCGACCCTTTGTTCCCCGGCGGCCTATTGTGGATCGCGGCGGCAATGTTTTAGCGATCGACCAACCTGTTTACACGCTCTACGCCCATCCTCGCTTATTTAGTGAGACGAAAGAGGCGATCGCGGCTAAGTTGGCACCATTACTCAAGCAATCGTCCGCTAAACTAACTCAGCAATTCAATCGAACTGATACTGGCATCCAAGTAGAGTACTCCCTGACTGAAGATGTTGCAGATCAAATTAAAGATTTGCAGATCGATGGGGTTGAGTTGCTTCGTCATCAGCAGCGACTCTATCCTCAACAAGACTTGTTT
This region of Trichocoleus desertorum NBK24 genomic DNA includes:
- a CDS encoding cadmium resistance transporter, whose product is MTQPGIWVAFTSGVMAFIATNLDDLLLLTLFFSQVNSTFRKRHVVIGQYLGFMVLIVASLPGFLGGLVISSAWVGLLGLVPIALGINQLWHRESATSDGQAIHLVSDSSASGSPAASPQVAASTDWRSFFNPKIYAVAVTTIANGGDNIGIYVPLFASSDRHGLGIILLVFLGLVGLWCLIAQQLTRHPSVIQLITRYGNTFVPIILICLGVFIMFERGTFNLFFPSLGS
- a CDS encoding DUF3288 family protein; protein product: MAANSESKDQQHPLWSRDRQVISGLIEAEASDYNLVELARLRIRYKGFPGARDIQADLDKALAQWQLSEEELFAKTRDIHAAAQVYKGRGSQRDDWS
- a CDS encoding MlaD family protein, with the protein product MRTRTVREGSVGLLILLGLGLFGALILWLRGLSVGNRTYQVIVEFTNVAGLQEGAPVRYRGVVIGKIEAVRPGPNGVDVFLQISSSDFVIPSDVIVEANQSGLISETSIDITPRKILPQGAIAARPLAANCDPAVIVCDGSRLKGQIGISVDELIRASIKFADLYSDPTFFTNVNAAAKNTAEAAAAVSQLSKEVAVLSKSTQTNLNTVSASAVTTAAALSEAATQVGLTANQVSGLVASNRNTLAETLNTIQQTSEQLQTTVQGFSPVLSRFEQSTLLNNLEALSLNAIQASANLRDVSQSLNNPTNVLVLQQTLDSARATFQNAQKITADLDELTGDPAFRNNLRNLINGLSGLVSSTEQLQRQAQLAQVLAPLSTSVPASDQQSQEAVTPASSELEADLRRLIETPATPQETAKALEQVVSPLVAPKGEQKAP